GCGGTGCCAGGGGCGGGGTCAAGCTGGTGCAGGTAATAGGGGCGGATGCGGGCGGCTACCTGGGCGCGCAGCAGGCCTTCGAGCGCTTCGGGAGTGTCATTCACCCCGCGCAGCAGCACGGACTGGCCCAGCACGGGAATGGCGCGGACCTGCACCCGCCGTATCGCCGCGCATGCCTGCGGCGTAAGTTCGCGCGCATGGTTGACATGTACGACAAGCCACATGGAGCGTGTGGTCTCGAGCGCCGCCGCCATTTCCTCATCCAGCCGCCCGGGGTCGGCCACCGGCACGCGGGAATGGATGCGGATGGTGTGGATGTGGTCCATGCCCTCCAGCGCCTGGATGATGGCGCGCATGCGGCGGGGCGAAAGCATGAGCGGGTCGCCACCGGTCATCACGACTTCATGAATGCCGGTATGGGTGCGCAGCCAGTCCAGCGCGCGGGTCAGTGCCGCATCATCCAGCACGCCCCCGCCGGGGCCGACATGTTCGCGGCGGAAGCAGAAGCGGCAGTAGAGCGGACAGACCAGCAGCGGCTTGAGCAGCGCGCGGTCGGCATAGCGGTGCACGATGCCCGGCACGGGGGAGAGCGCATCATCGCCGATCGGGTCGGGGTCTTCCGTCGTATCCGCATGGATTTCGGCGCCATCGGGTATGACCTGCCGGCCGATCGGGTCATCGGGTGTGCCGATCAGGTCGGCAAAGGCAGGCGGGATGGCGGTGGCGTACTGCCGGGCCACGTCCTCCAGTGCCGGAACCTGCGTGGGTGTGATCAGCCCTGCCGCCAGCAGGTCGGCCACGCTGCGCAGCGTGCGGGGCGCGGTGGCGGATGGGGGACGGGGGGGATTGACCGCGGATGTCATGCCGGGGCTGTACTGTGCCGGCCTGCCTGCCGCAACCGGAGATCCTGCCTCATGGTCGATTCTGTCCCCTGTCATCGCGATCCGGCCCGCATTGCCGACCGTCTTCCGTTCCTGCTGCGGCGCAATCTCGTGCTGCGGGGCATACGGGCGTTTTTTGACGCGCGTGGCTATGTGGAGGTGGAAACCCCCTGTGCCGTGCCGACTCCGGGCGAGGAAGTGCATTTGAAGGTATTCCGCACCGAGCGGGAAACGGTGGACGGCGCCCGCCAGCCATTATGGCTGCACACCAGCCCGGAATTCGCCATGAAGCGCATCGTGGCGGCGACGGGCCTGCCCGTATACCAGCTTGCGCGGGTCTGGCGTAATGCGGAAGGCAGCAGGCTGCATGCGCATGAATTCACCATGCTGGAATGGTACCGCCCCGGCGCCACGCTGGCCAGCCTGATGGACGAGACGGAAGCCCTGCTGCGCGCCGTGCTGCCGCCCGTGGTCAGGGTGGGGGGGGACATGATCGGCATTGCCCCGGCATTCGAGCGGCTGAGCGTGGCCGATGCCTTCCACCGTTATGCCGGCGTGGACATTCTGGCGACCGGGGACGATGCCCCGGCGCTGGCCCGTGCGGCGGGCTGCGCCCTGCGGCATGGCGAGACGTGGGAAGACCTGTTCTTCCGCCTGATGATGGCGCGTGTCGAGCCCCATATCGGCCGCACGTGCCCGACCTTCCTGACCCACTGGCCCGCAAGCCAGGCGGCGCTGGCGCGGCGTGATCCGGCCGACCCGCGCGTGGCGCTGCGTTTCGAGCTGTATGCGGGCGGGATCGAGCTTGCCAATGCGTTCGAGGAACTGACCGACAGCACCGAGCAGCGCCAGCGCTTCATAGCCGACCGGGCGCGACGGCAGGCGTCATACCCGCATGAGGCGGGTCTGGACTGGCCCATGGACGAAGCCTTTCTGGCCGCACTTGATGGCCTGCCGCCATGTGCGGGCATCGCCCTGGGGTTTGACCGGCTGGTCATGCTGGCAGCGGGCACCGGGCGTATTGCCGATGTGCAGTGGCTGGGAGAAGGATGACAGGAGTGCCGGGGGCCGCTTTTTTCAAAAAGACAGCGTTCCCTGATGCTTCTTGAAAACGCTTTGCCAGAAACTTCCCTTTACTGCCCGGACGCGCCTTCAGGCGTCTTCCGCCGCCGCAATGGCCGCGTTCATGGCGCGCACGCCCGCGCCCGGCCCCTCGGGGTGGGACCAGACCGCGCTGATCACCGACAGGAAATCCGCCCCCGCCCGCACCAGCGTGCCGCAGTTGCCGGGTGTGATGCCACCAATGGCCACGACCGGCAGTTCGATCATGCTGCTCCACCATGTCAGCAGCGCGGGATCGGCACGGACCTCCGTTTCCTTCGAAGGGGAGGGGAAGAACGCGCCGAACGCCACGTAATCCGCCCCTGCCTCACCCGCGCGTAGCGCCATGTCGCGGCTGTCGTAGCATGAGACCCCCAGCTGCAGGTCATCACCCAGAATGCGCCGCGCGGTGGCCGGGTCCCCGTCTTCCATGCCCACATGCGCGCCATCGCACCCGCAGGCTACCGCAAGATCGGGGCGGTCATTGAGAATGAAGGCCACGTTACGGGCATGGGCAATGGGCTGGAGCACGTCCACCGCGTGGCGGATCGCATCATCCGGCACGTTTTTCAGGCGCAGCTGCACGGCTGCAACCGGCCCCGCATCCAGCGCTTCGGCCAGATGCGGCGCAAAGGCGGCGGGATCGAGCGATTCGGGTGTGATGAGGTAAAGCTGGCAATCGGTCATGTCGCACTGATCCTATGCCACCAGGCGGGCGGCGAACAGCCCCGCATCGCATGCGTCCGGACAGGGCATGATGACAGGGCCTGATGAGAATGGCGGGGCGGCTAGGGGGACAGGTGGGCGCGCAGGTATCGCGCCAGTGCCGCCTCCGCCCCGGATGGGGGCAGGTCCAGCGCCACGGGGCGCACGTCCAGCACATGCCCGCCTGTAACCCGTGCCAGCGACCGCAGCGCGTGAAGCTGCGCGGGGGAAGCCTGCACGATGACCCCATCCAGCCCCGCCCGCAGTCCCGCCGCGGCAAATCCCGCCGCCTGCCCGCAGTCGAGCAGTGCCGGCAGCGTGCACCCCGCCACCACCGCCCGCCACCACCCCACCCCCATGAAGCATCCGGCACCGGGGGGGGAAACTACGGTGCACCCGGTGCGTAACGACAGGGCCAGTGCCGTGACCAGCGCCACATCCGCCGCGCGGGCCACGGTTACGTACGGCCGGGTTCCATGCACGGCGGCGGGCATAGAATGGTCATGTTTGTCGATCATGCTTGACGTTGAAACCACACCGCGCGATCAGTGCAAGGGGAGGAATGAGGGAAAGGATGAACGTGTCTGACATTATCATGCCACCGGAACAGGAAGAGGCGCGCACGCCCCCGGCCTCCGGGCAGGACCCGGCAGACCGTCTCGAACTTGCCCTTAACCGCATTGCCTTCGCCCTTGACCGCAATGCGGAGCGGGCTGCCATCGCCTCCCCGGCCAAGCCGGATGTGGACCTGCAGGCGCTGGCCGCCAACATCGATGTCCTGATCGCGCGCGTGCGTGACGTGCTGGGCGCGGATGACCCTGCTGGCGGAAAGGAATAGCCCATGAGCCAGGTTACCGTACGCATAAACGGTTTTTCCTATGCGGTGGGATGCAAGGAAGGGCAGGAAAAGCACCTGCAGGCCATGGCGCAGGAAGTCGAGCGCCGGATCGACCATATCCGCACGCTGGGCGGCCATAGCGGGGAGGGGCGGCTGCTTGCCCTGGCGGCGCTGCTCATGGCCGATGAGATCCATGACCTGACGGCGGCAAGGATGTCGTCCGACACGGCCTACCAGCTGGCGCAGGGAAAGCAGGCGCGAATCGAGAATGAACACCGCCGCGAACAGCTGGCCTATCTGGTCGAACGCGCGGAAAGCATTGCAGCCGAACTGGAAGAAGAGTAAATGGAAAGGGCGGGGCTGCCCGGTGCGTCAGGCATGATTCAACCCCTGGGCCGATAAGCACTTCCTAGGGAGCTGGCACTGTCGTGATCGTGGTCACGTTATCTGGCGCCCACCTGCGTCAGCAGGTCCGGGAGGGCTGATCCGACCAACGGCCATGGCGGCTCCGTAATACCGTTTTTCAAATGACTTCACCTTCCCCCGAATCGTGGCCGGTAACACAGGCCAAGCAGGCGCTCCGCCGGGAGATGGCGCACCGGCGCCAAGCGTTCGTTGCCAGCCCCCACCATGACATGATCGAAGATGGCCTGCGCCACCGCATGGCCCATGTGCTGCGCCGTACGGCCCGGCCGGGGGAATGCCTGGCCATGGTCTGGCCACTGGCGGGGGAATGCGACCTGCGCCCGGTCATGCATGCCCTTCATGCCGACGGGCTGTCCATCGCCCTGCCCGAAACACCGCCCCGGGGGCATCCGCTTGTCTTCCGGCTGTGGCAGCCCGGGTGCTCCATGCAGTCGGGGCGCTATGGCACCAGCCATCCGGACGGGCCGGTCATGCGGCCCGATGTGATATGCGTGCCGCTGCTGGCTTTTGACCGGCGTGGCATGCGGCTGGGCTATGGCGGGGGATATTACGACCGCACGCTGGCCAGCCTGCCCGGCGCGCGGCAGGTGGGATTTGGCCATTCCTTTCAGGAAGTGACATGTATTCCCACCGGTCTGTATGATGTGGCATTGCCCGCGATCGTGACCGAGCGTGAATGGATCCGGTGTGGCATGAACGGGCGCATACGGTAAAAAAGGCTGTTTTCTTGAGAATTCTGTTTCTGGGTGACATTGTCGGGCGCGTCGGGCGTGAGGCTGTTATTTCCCGCCTGCCTACCCTGCGGCGCGATCTTGCATTGGATCTGGTGGTGGTGAATGGTGAAAACGCAAGCCATGGTTTTGGTCTCTCACCCGCCATTGGCCGTGACCTGCTGGCTGCGGGGACCGATGTCATTACGCTGGGCAACCATAGCTGGGACCGGCGCGACCTGATCGGCCATATCGGCAGCGAACCCCGCATCATCCGTCCCGCCAACTATCCACCCGGCACGCCGGGGCAGGGCAGCTTCATGGTGGAACTGGTGGATGGCCGCAGGGCGCTGGTGGTCAGCATCATGGGCCGCCAGTTCATGGATGCGATGGACGACCCCTTCCGCTCGGTAAGCGAAATCCTTTCCCGCCACCGGCTGGGTGTCACCATGCATGCCGCCGTGGTGGACGTGCATGCCGAAGCCACGAGCGAGAAATGGGCCATGGGCCATTTCCTTGATGGCCGCGTCTCGCTGGTCATCGGCACCCACACCCACACCCCCACGGCGGACCACCGTATCCTGTCCGGTGGCACCGCCTTCCAGACCGACGCGGGCATGTGCGGCGATTATGACAGCGTGATCGGCATGGGCAAGGAGGCGGCGATTGCCCGCTTCGTGCGCAAGATGCCCGGTGACCGCCTGCAACCCGCCGAAGGGGATGCCAGCATTGCCGGCATGATGGTGGAAACCGATGACGCCACCGGCCTTGCCCGCCGCATGGCCCCGGTGCGCCAGGGCGGTCATCTGGCCCCCACGCTGCCTGATTTCTAAAGAAAAGAAGTTTTTGGTGAAGCTTTTTGCCAAAAAGCTTCAAAGAATGCCGCCTTTTTTCAAAAAGGCGGCACCCAAAAACTTTTATTATTTAATAATTATCGGAAAGCGGGTTCATCAAACCCGCGCAGCTTGCGCGAATGCAGGCGGTGCACCCCCTGCGCGCGCAACTGCTGCATGGTCTCGATTCCCACCACCAGATGCTGGCGCACCCGCTCGCGGTAGAAGGCATTGGCCATGCCGCGCAGCTTCAGTTCCCCATGCAGCGGCTTGTCCGATACGCACAGAAGCGTGCCGTAGGGCACCCGGAAGCGGAAGCCATTGGCGGCGATGGTGGCCGATTCCATGTCCACCGCAATGGCGCGGGATGTGTTGATGCGGGTGAACAGCGCGCCCAGCCGCAGTTCCCAGTTGCGGTTGTCCGTGGTCATGACCGTGCCGGTACGCAGGCGTGTCTTGACCTCGGCATCATGCAGGCCGGTCACGCGCGCGGTCACGTCCTGCAAGGCCATCTGCACTTCCGCAATGGGGGGTACCGGCACCCAGGGCGGCAGGTCGTCATCCAGCACATGATCATCGCGCAGGTAGCCATGCGCCAGCACGTAGTCCCCCAGCTTCTGGCTGCGGCGCAGCCCCGCGCAATGCCCGACCATGAGCCAGCAATGCGGGCGCAGCACGGCCAGGTGGTCGGTAATGGTCTTGGCGTTGGCGGGGCCGACGCCAATGTTGATCAGTGTGATGCCATCACCATCGGGGCGGCACAGGTGGTAAGCGGGCATCTGCGGCAGGCTCTGGCCCGCATGGGTGGGGGCATGGGGTGTGTGGCGGGTGTGGATGATCTCCCCCGGTTCGACAAGGGCGGTGTATTCCGGTCCTGCATCCACCTGCGCATGGCCATATTCCCGGAACGCATCCACGTAACGCTGGTAATTGGTCAGCAGGATGAAGCGCTGGAAATGGCGTGGCGCGGTGCCGGTGTAATGGTGCAGCCGTGCCAGCGAGTAATCGGTGCGCGCCGCCGTGAACAGCGCCAGCGGGCGTGGTGTGTCGGGGCGGGGGATGTATTCGCAGTTGGCGATCGTATCATCGGTCACATGCAGGTCCGGCAGCGTGAAATGCGACTGGATCCATGCAAGATCGGCTTCCGTGAGCGATGTCACGGCATCTTCCATTACGTAAGGCAGCGGGATCGGCTGGTGCGACAGCCCGACCCGGACCGGGGTGTCGTAGTGGTGCAGCAGGCCTGCGATCTGCTCGCGCCAGTAATCGGCAAACAGGGCGGGGCGGGTCAGCGTGGTGCCATAGAAGCCCGGCTCCAGCACCACATCGAATGGCGGGCGCGGCCCGTCGGGTGGCAGCGCGGCCTGGGGTGTGAAGGCAAGATAGGGATAGACCGCCTCTTTCAGCCCCGTAGTGTCACGGGTGGTGAAGGCATGGCGGATCAGTTCTGCTGCATGGTCATACAGCCGGGTGATGTGGGCCACGGCACCGTCTGCAGTGTCAAAGGCGCGGAAGTCACGCCCGACTTCGCGCAGGAGGGCGGTTGTGTCCATGATGGCGGTTACTCCCTGGTTCCGCACCGCCTAGCGGCGGATCAGGATGTAGTTAATGGTCAGGTCGATGGGGAAGGTATCGCCCTGCATGTCCGGCGGTACGGGGGGAAGCTGGGCATTGCGGAACATGCCAACCGTCGCGGCATCAAGGTAGTAGGAACCTGACTGGCCGGTCAGGCGCACCTTGGTCACATGGCCATCGCGGTCCAGTTCCACATGTACGGAAGAGGGGCCTTCCTCGCCCGCGCGGGCGGCTTCCTCGGGGTAGTACATATGGCTGCGGATCCAGCGGTCCAGTTCACTGCCATAATCCTCGCTCACGCCCCGGATCTGGGTGTTGGTGGAATAGGGGGCATTGATTTTGCCGTTCTGGACCACCGGCCCGAGCGACAGGTCGATCGGCCCCCCCGTGCCCCCCGCGCGCCCGTGCTGGTTGCGGCGTGGCAGGGGCGAGGACGAAAGCGCCCAGTTGCGCGGATGCTGGAGCGGGGCATACCGCCCGGCCGGGGACTGGCTGTGTGACTGCTGGGCCGGATGGTTGCCGTGGCCCGAACTCTGCATGGAGGGATTGAATTCGTCATGCCGTTCGGCCTGCGGGACCGACAGGTCGGACGGTGCCTCGCTCATGGGCGGGGCGGAGGGGGTTTCCGGCGTGGGTGTGTTGGGGGAGGGGGAGGATTCCTCATCCTGTGTCTGCGGGTTCTGGCTGTTGTCCTGGGCGGTGGGCTGGCTCTGCTCCTGCTGCTGGCGCGGTGCGTTCTGTCCGCCGGCCATGTCGGGTGAGGACTGGCCCTGCAATCCGCTGGAGGTGGGGGGCGAGAACACCATCTCCACCTGTGGTTCCGACTGTGTGGCGTTGGGGGAACCATGCTGGCTGTGATGGGCGGATTCGATCAGTACCGCCGCCAGCAGCGCGGCATGCAGCAGTCCCGATACGGCCATGGCCCGGCCGGGACCGGGCGTCTCGATCGTGTCGGGACGGATCAGGCCCGACATGGTGGGCCGCAGCTTGCGGTACCCCGCGTGCGGCGGCACGACGGCGCCCGGCAGCAGGCGTTCGCGCCGGGGGGGCACGTACTCCTTCTCCGCCACGGGGCGGGGCGGGGTGCCGCCCGGTTCCGTGTGGCGCGGGATCAGCACGGGCTCCACGGCATTGCGCCGCCGGGAGGAGGGACTGAGTGTCACCGTCATGAAAGACTACGGGTCTCCGCCATAGGGGTCTGTTCGTGGGGGCCGCGTGCCTGCCCTGTTATATCGACAGCATAACTGACGCCAGGGGGGGGGTTGTCAAGGACGGGGTACGCAATGAAAGGACGTTCAGTAGCTTTCGGTAAATTTTTCCAGCAGTTCGGCGAATTTCAGCGGGTGTTCGGTATGCAGCCAGTGGCCGGCATGTTCGATCAGTTCCAGCCGGTAGCACGGGAACAGCCTGCGCATGGTGGCATAATGCTCGCGGCGGATATAGGGCGAATTCCCCCCCGCCAGGAACAGCGTGGGACCGGGATAGGTATAGCCTTCGGGAATGTAGGGCCAGCTTTCCACGTTGGGCATCGATTCCACGATTTCACGCAGGCCGATGATCCAGCCAGGGTTTTCGCCAACCCGGATGTTCTGGAGCATCAGCGCCCGCACGTCGGTATTGGCAATGTAGTGCTGGAGCAGCCTGTCCGCCCCCGCCCGGTTCAGGAAAGGGGGAAAGGGCATGCGCAGCATCTGCTCACCCAGCCCGAACTGCCCGTGGCCGGTA
This portion of the Komagataeibacter sp. FNDCF1 genome encodes:
- a CDS encoding energy transducer TonB — translated: MTVTLSPSSRRRNAVEPVLIPRHTEPGGTPPRPVAEKEYVPPRRERLLPGAVVPPHAGYRKLRPTMSGLIRPDTIETPGPGRAMAVSGLLHAALLAAVLIESAHHSQHGSPNATQSEPQVEMVFSPPTSSGLQGQSSPDMAGGQNAPRQQQEQSQPTAQDNSQNPQTQDEESSPSPNTPTPETPSAPPMSEAPSDLSVPQAERHDEFNPSMQSSGHGNHPAQQSHSQSPAGRYAPLQHPRNWALSSSPLPRRNQHGRAGGTGGPIDLSLGPVVQNGKINAPYSTNTQIRGVSEDYGSELDRWIRSHMYYPEEAARAGEEGPSSVHVELDRDGHVTKVRLTGQSGSYYLDAATVGMFRNAQLPPVPPDMQGDTFPIDLTINYILIRR
- a CDS encoding cell division protein ZapA, translated to MSQVTVRINGFSYAVGCKEGQEKHLQAMAQEVERRIDHIRTLGGHSGEGRLLALAALLMADEIHDLTAARMSSDTAYQLAQGKQARIENEHRREQLAYLVERAESIAAELEEE
- a CDS encoding TIGR00282 family metallophosphoesterase, which encodes MRILFLGDIVGRVGREAVISRLPTLRRDLALDLVVVNGENASHGFGLSPAIGRDLLAAGTDVITLGNHSWDRRDLIGHIGSEPRIIRPANYPPGTPGQGSFMVELVDGRRALVVSIMGRQFMDAMDDPFRSVSEILSRHRLGVTMHAAVVDVHAEATSEKWAMGHFLDGRVSLVIGTHTHTPTADHRILSGGTAFQTDAGMCGDYDSVIGMGKEAAIARFVRKMPGDRLQPAEGDASIAGMMVETDDATGLARRMAPVRQGGHLAPTLPDF
- the thiE gene encoding thiamine phosphate synthase is translated as MTDCQLYLITPESLDPAAFAPHLAEALDAGPVAAVQLRLKNVPDDAIRHAVDVLQPIAHARNVAFILNDRPDLAVACGCDGAHVGMEDGDPATARRILGDDLQLGVSCYDSRDMALRAGEAGADYVAFGAFFPSPSKETEVRADPALLTWWSSMIELPVVAIGGITPGNCGTLVRAGADFLSVISAVWSHPEGPGAGVRAMNAAIAAAEDA
- a CDS encoding 5-formyltetrahydrofolate cyclo-ligase, giving the protein MTSPSPESWPVTQAKQALRREMAHRRQAFVASPHHDMIEDGLRHRMAHVLRRTARPGECLAMVWPLAGECDLRPVMHALHADGLSIALPETPPRGHPLVFRLWQPGCSMQSGRYGTSHPDGPVMRPDVICVPLLAFDRRGMRLGYGGGYYDRTLASLPGARQVGFGHSFQEVTCIPTGLYDVALPAIVTEREWIRCGMNGRIR
- a CDS encoding lysine-2,3-aminomutase-like protein, whose amino-acid sequence is MTSAVNPPRPPSATAPRTLRSVADLLAAGLITPTQVPALEDVARQYATAIPPAFADLIGTPDDPIGRQVIPDGAEIHADTTEDPDPIGDDALSPVPGIVHRYADRALLKPLLVCPLYCRFCFRREHVGPGGGVLDDAALTRALDWLRTHTGIHEVVMTGGDPLMLSPRRMRAIIQALEGMDHIHTIRIHSRVPVADPGRLDEEMAAALETTRSMWLVVHVNHARELTPQACAAIRRVQVRAIPVLGQSVLLRGVNDTPEALEGLLRAQVAARIRPYYLHQLDPAPGTARFHVPIREGQRLLAGLRGRVTGIAWPTYVLDIPGGHGKVPIAPGYLHEGSDGTLHATAPDGTIHRLARERG
- a CDS encoding AMP nucleosidase produces the protein MDTTALLREVGRDFRAFDTADGAVAHITRLYDHAAELIRHAFTTRDTTGLKEAVYPYLAFTPQAALPPDGPRPPFDVVLEPGFYGTTLTRPALFADYWREQIAGLLHHYDTPVRVGLSHQPIPLPYVMEDAVTSLTEADLAWIQSHFTLPDLHVTDDTIANCEYIPRPDTPRPLALFTAARTDYSLARLHHYTGTAPRHFQRFILLTNYQRYVDAFREYGHAQVDAGPEYTALVEPGEIIHTRHTPHAPTHAGQSLPQMPAYHLCRPDGDGITLINIGVGPANAKTITDHLAVLRPHCWLMVGHCAGLRRSQKLGDYVLAHGYLRDDHVLDDDLPPWVPVPPIAEVQMALQDVTARVTGLHDAEVKTRLRTGTVMTTDNRNWELRLGALFTRINTSRAIAVDMESATIAANGFRFRVPYGTLLCVSDKPLHGELKLRGMANAFYRERVRQHLVVGIETMQQLRAQGVHRLHSRKLRGFDEPAFR
- the epmA gene encoding EF-P lysine aminoacylase EpmA → MVDSVPCHRDPARIADRLPFLLRRNLVLRGIRAFFDARGYVEVETPCAVPTPGEEVHLKVFRTERETVDGARQPLWLHTSPEFAMKRIVAATGLPVYQLARVWRNAEGSRLHAHEFTMLEWYRPGATLASLMDETEALLRAVLPPVVRVGGDMIGIAPAFERLSVADAFHRYAGVDILATGDDAPALARAAGCALRHGETWEDLFFRLMMARVEPHIGRTCPTFLTHWPASQAALARRDPADPRVALRFELYAGGIELANAFEELTDSTEQRQRFIADRARRQASYPHEAGLDWPMDEAFLAALDGLPPCAGIALGFDRLVMLAAGTGRIADVQWLGEG
- a CDS encoding alpha/beta fold hydrolase; translated protein: MLLNVIERGPEETIPGHVGRPPVVLLHGLFGRARNLGFFQRRLARTRRTLAIDLRNHGDSPHGLMDYNVMAADLLETLAHHNALPATLVGHSMGGKVAMTLALTRPGMVHSLLVADIPPAHTGHGQFGLGEQMLRMPFPPFLNRAGADRLLQHYIANTDVRALMLQNIRVGENPGWIIGLREIVESMPNVESWPYIPEGYTYPGPTLFLAGGNSPYIRREHYATMRRLFPCYRLELIEHAGHWLHTEHPLKFAELLEKFTESY